ggggagacagacaacaaaaccaaacttattaacaaaataaaataaatagaatagatatgtacaagtaaaataaatagagtaataaatatgtacaaacatatatacatatatacattcattcattcaatcatattaattgagcgcttagtgtgtgcagagcactgtactaagcgcttgggaagtccaagttggcaacatatagagacggtccctacccaacagtgggcccacagtctagaagggggagacagacaacaaaaccaaacatattaacaaaataaaataaatagaatagatatgtacaagtaaaataaaaagatagagtaataaatatgtacaaacatatatacattcattcattcagtcgtattaattgagcgcttactgtgtgcagagcactgtactaagcgcttgggaagtccaagttggcaacatatagagacggtccctacccaacagtgggctcacagtctagaagggggagacagacaacaaaaccaaacatattaacaaaataaaataagtagaatagatatgtacaagtaaaatagagtaataaatatgtacaaacatatatacatatatacattcattcattcattcgtgtttattgagcgcttactgtgtgcagagcactgtactaattaggcgcttgggaagtacaagttggcaacatatagagacggtcatcatcatcaatcatatttattgagcgcttactgtgtgcagagcactgtactaagcacttgggaagtacaagttggcaacatatagagacagtccctacccaatagtgggctcacagtctaaaagatagttatatatatataattcagttatcttgtactctcccaagcgcttagcactgcgctaagcacagagtaagtactcaacaaacaccgccgatcgatggattgattgaaggagcgCCCCGTGCTCCCTCTGCGTCTGATTTTTGTAGACACGGTCATTCCGTGTTGGGGCCAGGTTTGCGACGAATTCTTTTCTGTGTCAGCAACCAGCGGTAAAAATCAGCAGGGATGGCGTTTGACTTCAAGAAGACCCGGAACCGGGTTTATCGTCCTAGATAAAAAAGATCGGGAACGACCTTTCCAAAGACAAGGCTGTCGGCGTCCGAAGGCAGGGAGGAGttgggggtcggggaggggaaaagatgggATTTCTCTGGGGTCGTGGGGTGGCTGGGGGCGGCAGTGGAACGCGACAGGACggcgtccttttagactgtgagcccactgttgggtagggactgtctctatatgttgccaatttgtacttcccaagcgcttagtacagtgctctgcacatagtaagcgctcaataaatacgattgatgatgatctggggtGAAGGAGCAACACGGGCAGCGTCCGAGCTCAGGACCTTGACGTTTCTTCTAGGTTCGGCGAGTCGCCTCTTGAGGACTCACTTCCCCGAAGGCATGAGTGAGGCCTTAATAGGAAACATTCTTCTCGGAGCCGTGAGAGGCTTGAACTATCTCCATCAGAACGGCTGCATTCACAGGTGTCGACAGGCTTGgggcgaaataataataataatgataataataatggcatttgttaagcgcttactacgtgcagagcactgttctaagcgctggggggatataacgtgatcaggctgtcccacgtggggctcacggtcaatccccattttccagatgagggaactgaggctcagagaagttaagtgacctgcccgaggtcacacagcagacatgtggcggagccaggattcgaacccgtgacctccgactccaaagcccgggctctttccactgagccaacacaCCTGTCCGCCCACCGGCTGGACAGGAAACATAAAAGGGaggttggggggccgggggaaggcgACTCCCGTAGATGCGGACGGTGAAAAATGGAGGGTTCGGGATCCGGGGGCGAAGACGGGACCCCCGGCTTCTCCCCTCCGCGAATCCCGGGCTGTTTTACTGttcccttagcggtccccgctgaggaagggaggagaaactaGCTCTCGTAACGGATCGGGACGGGCCTTAAATTGGGCAGATAAATGGGGCGATCCCTCTCCGATCCTTGCGAATATCAGGCAGGCAATCGCCCTTGAAACTCTGTGAAATTCCCGCGTCGACTTTTGGCGGAAGAAAAAAATAACCAAACCCGAACCCCCGTTCTccttgtctgtctctgtctcgtgACACGATCCGTCGTAGGAGCCTTAAAGCCAGTCACATCCTGATTTCCGGAGACGGCCTGGTCACCCTGTCTGGCTTCTCCCGCCTGTACAGCCTGGTGGAGCACGGGCAGAAATCCGAAGTGGTGTACGACTTTCCCCATTTCAGTTCCGCCGTGCAGCCGTGGCTCAGCCCGGAGCTACTGAGACAGGTCAGAAACGGCCGCCGCTTCTCCTTTGTCGCGTCCACGGGTCTTCAAGCTGCCAGAAAATAAGCCCCCTGTAGACGCAGAAAAAGGCCGGGACGTTCTCCAGGAAACCTAGATCGTCCGTTGGTCTTTGCTCTTTGGAATTTTTGAGGGTCAGAATCCAGTATTGAAAAAAGATGCGGGGCTCCAGTTGGCCGACTCGATTCGTATGGGGTGTATTTGTTTCCTCTTGTCTACAGCTAAGAaagtttttggtatttttttttaaatatatgaaATTTCTTTCCATATatatacttgataataataataatggcacgtattaagcgcttactatgcacaaagctctgttctaagcgctggggaggttacaaggtgatcagattgtcccactgggacagcggggctcagcggaaagagcccgggctttggcgtcagaaatcatgggttcaaatcccggctccgccacttgtcagctgtgtgactttgggcaagtcacttctctgtgcctcagtgacctcatctgtaaaatggggattaagactgtgagccccccgtgggacaacctgatcaccttgtaacctccccagcgcttagaacagtgctttgcacatagtaagcgctttaacaaataccattatcatcatccccattttccagatgaggtcactgaggcccagggaagtaaaatgagtcgcccaaagtcacacagctaattggcggaaaaatatggaacgcttcacgaaacTTAGAGGGGAAGCGGTACGGTCTAGTGGACAGAtctcggtcctgggagtcagaggacctgggttcgaagccTGGCTCggccgcttgcccgctgtgtgaccttgggcaagtcactgtgcttcccccagctgtcaaatggggattcagtgcctgttctccctcctacattcattcattcattcagtcgtatttattgagcgcttactgtgttcaaagcactgtactaagcacttgcgaagtacaaattggcaacaaagagagacggtccctacccaacaacgggctcacaaaggggagacggacaacaaaacaaaacaagtagacaggcttcaatacccttagaataaatagaattatagctatatacacatcattaatgaaatatagtaggtacaaagaaaatagagtaataaatatgtaggaaatatatacaagagctgtggtctctgttctctctgtctctgtggtctcttttgttctctgtctcccctaaaaagctccgcacacagtaagagctcaataaatacgattgattgattgagttggtggtcccattgttggctagggaccgtctctttatgttgccgatttgtacttcccaagactcagtacagtcctctgcacagagtattcattcattcaatcatattgagcgcttcctgtgtgcagagcactgtactaagcgcttgggaagtccaggtcggcaacatatagagacggtccctacccaacagtgggctcacagtctagaaggattaagactctgagccccccgtgggacaacctgatcaccttgtaaactccccagcgcttagaacagtgctttgcacatagtaattatttatttatttattttacttgtacctatctattctatttattttattttgttagtaggtttggttttgttctctgtctcccccttttagactgtgagcccactattgggtagggaccatctctatatgttgcccacttgtacttcccaagcgcttagtacagtgctctgcacacattaagcgctcaatacgactgattgattggtcagaggaagggggtaggagtgaggtgggaggggggcgatggggagaggaggggaaaaagggggcttagtctgggagaagaagagagcttTGAAGAGCGAAAGAGAGTTTTGGGTGCGGATGGTCTTTCCTATTTAGGGAGGCTCTGGATTTCGCCATCAGTggacattctcccccttttagactgtgagcccactgttgggtagggaccgtctctatatgttgccaacttgtacttcccaagcgcttagtccagtgctctgcacacagtaaacgctcagtaaatacgattgattgattccggctggcttccctcgtctggaaatggCAGTCCacattcccctcttttcctcggGTGCATGTTTTCTGTTTAGTGTTTACAGTGggctctgaggcagatacaaacgGATTAaaccggacacattccccgccctaattccgttttacagaagagtttTGCCAGGACGCAGCGAAGGGGAACGCCTTTAACCAAAACCGACGCAAAATGGACTCGTCGATTCGGTCAGCAGGTCGGAAAACCAAGACGGTCACATGCCACAAAAATCGACCTGTAAtggagggggaattagaacccagggcctccgattTCGGGCTCGCGTCCTTTCCGTCTGCATTTTGGATTTGCGGGTTTGGGTGCTTGGAATTCGCAgacccttcatttattcattcattcatttcttcaatcgtagttattgagcgcttactagactaccccttctatcaatcaatcaatcaatcgtatttattgagcgcttactgtgtgcagagcactgtactaagcgcttgggaagtacaagttggcaacatatagagacagtccctacccaacagtgggctcacagtctaaaacggggagacagaacaaaaccaaacatactaacaaaataaaataaatagaatagatatgtacaagtaaaatcaataaataaataattactatgtgcaaagcactgttctaagcgctggggagtttacaaggtgatcaggttgtcccacggggggctcacagtcttaatccttctaaactgtgagcccactgttgggtagggaccgtctctatatgctgccgacttggacttcccaagcgcttagtacagtgctctgcacacaggaagcgctcaataaataacgattgaatgaatgaatgctctgtgcagaggactgtactgagctcttgggaagtacaaatcggcaacataaagagacggtccctagccaacaatgggaccaccaactcaatcaatcaatcgtatttattgagcgcttactgtgtgcagagcactgtactaagcgcttaactcccATTCCCCAACTCCCATTCTCTCCTTGTTATCTCAGGTGTGaaatccgtgagccccatgtgggagaagggactgtgtcagacccgactgacttacatctactccagctcttagaaaagtcacGACGCACagcgagcacttaacagataccaaaaccAAAATATCatttatagaccgtgagcccactggtgggtagggaccgcctctatatgttgccaacttggacttcccaagcgcttagtacagtgctctgcacacagtaagtgctcaataaatacgattgatgatgatgatgatagaccgtgagcccactggtgggtagggactgtctctatatgttgccaacttgtacttcccaagcgcttagtccagtgctctgcacacagtcagtgctcaataaatacgattgatgatgatagaccgtgagcccactggtgggtagggacggtctctatatgttgccaacttgtacttcccaagcggttagtccagtgctctgcacacagtaagcgctcaataaatacgattgaatgaatttatagacaccccccctgccccccaacccctccgaATTCACACACAGGGCTATGTAAatgactgcagagaagcagcgtggctcagtggaattagcccgggctttggagacagaggtcatgggttcaaatcccggcttcgccacttgtcagctgtgtgactttgggcaagtcgcttcacttctcttggcctcagtgacctcatctggaaaatggggattgatcaatcaatcatatttattgagcgcttactgtgtgcagagcactgtactaagcgcttgggaagtacaagtcggcaacagatagagacagtccctacccaacagcgggctcacagtctagaaggtttaagactgtgagccccccgtgggacaacctgatcaccttgtatactccccagcgcttagaacagtgctttgcacatagtaaacacttaataaatgccattattattatcatcatcagtcgtatttattgagtgcttacgatgtgcagagcactgtactaagcgcttgggaagtacaaattggcaacatatacagtccctacccaacagcgggctcacagtctagaaggattaagactgtgagccccccgtgggacaacctgatcaccttgtaaactccccagcgcttagaacagcgctttgcacatagtaaacgcttaataaatgccattattattatcatcatcaatcgtatttattgagtgcttactatgtgcagagcgccgtactaagcgcttgggaagtacaaattggcgacatataatagagacagtccctacccaacagtgggctcacagtctaaaagccattattattagtagtagtattattattattgttgttattattcagtaATTACACCAGTAGCGTGACCCGCATTTTGGCTTTTGCTTGGCCAGGACCTGTATGGCTACAATGTGAAATCGGACATCTACAGCGTGGGGATAACGGCCTGTGAATTAGCCAACGGGCAAGTACCTTTCCAGGACATGCATCGGACGCAGGTAAAACTCGCTTTCAAAATGACTCGCGCAAAACGGCCCCCACGGGCcgtttctctacttcccaagcgcttagtccagtgccctgcacacagtaagcgctcaataaatacgattgattgaccagttTTTTGAGGAAACGGCGGCGGCGGCCCTGTGGACTCTCACCCGGGCCGAGGTTTTTCCAGTGAAGTGACGCAGCGGGGCCtgatggagggagaggcaggaggcccggcttctagtcccagccctcctCGTACATGCCgtgtggcctcagtttcctcatgcgtAAAATGAGCAGGAGATACCTGctgtcccactcattcattcattcaatcgtatttattgagcacttactgtgtgcagagcactggactaagtgcttgggaagtccaagttggcaaccctcccttagaagcagtgtggcttagtggaaagagcccggacttgggagtcggggtcgtgggttctaatcccgcttctgccacttgtcagccgtgtgactttgggcaagtcccttcacttctccgggcctcagttccctcatctggaaaatggggattcattcattcaatggtatttattgagcgcttactgtgtgcagagcactggactaagcgcttgggaagtccaagttggcaacatagagagacggtccctacccaacagcgggctcacagtctagaagggggagatagacgacaaaacaaaacagattaacaaaataaaataaatagaataaatatgtacaagtaaaatagagtaataaatatgtacaaacatatatacatatatacagtctagaaggggatggagcctgtgagccccatgtgggacaacctgatgaccttgaccTTCtagactagaacagtgcttggcacatagtaagcgcttaacaaatgccatcattattattatagaacccgtgtgggaccagggactatgtccaatccgatatcagcgcttagaacagtgcttggcacatagtaagcgcttaacaaatgccatcaatattcattcattcattcattcaatcgtatttattgagcacttactgtgtgcagagcactgtactaagcacttgggaagtacaagttgacaacatatagagacggtccctacccaacagcgggctcacagtctagaagggggaggcagacaacaaaacaaaacatattaacaaaattaaataaatagaataaatatggacaaataaagtaatttgtatcattattaatattaatattattattgatcccgtgtgggaccagggaccgtgtccaatccaattatctattctattgtccatatctattctatttattttattttgttaatatgttttgttttgttctctgtctcccccttctagactgtgagcccactgatgggtagggaccgtctctagatgttgccaacttggacttcccaagcgcttagtatagtgctctgcacacagtaagcgctcaatacgattgactgattgattacctgccTCTGCCTCAGGGCTCTGGCCCTTAAATGTCGTCGTCGTTATTCAACGATACTCTCtgactgtagaccgtaagctcgtcgtggacaACGAGCCCACtctgtcctataataataataacgttggtatttgttaagcgcttcctatgtgcaaagcactgttctaagcactggggttgatacaaggtaatcaggttgtcccatgaggggctcccagtcttcatccccattttccagatgagggaactgaggcccagagaagtgaagtagtgacttgcccatggtcacccagctgacaagcggcggagctgggattcgaacccgaggcctctgactccaaagcccgggctctttccagcgtgaagcagcgtggctcagtggaaagagcccgggcttgggagtcagaggtcgtgggttcgaattccggctccgccacacgtctgctgtgtgatcttgggcaagtcacttctctgggcctccgtgacctcatctgtaaaatggggatttaagactgtgagccccacgtgggacaacctgattaccttgtaccctccccagcgcttagaacagtgctttgcacatagtaagcgcttaacaaatgccaattattatttccactgagccatgctgcttctcactgtactaagcgctcgggagagtactggCTTCGTACCCAGTAAACGCTCGCTAAATACGCCGGACGGAGCGCTTGGCTTTCCttacgttgccaactcgtactgcccaagcgcttagtgcagtgctctgcatccggcaagcgctcaataaatacgattgatcgatttgcTCACCTTCCAGATGCTCTTGCAAAAGCTGAAGGGTCCTTCCTATTGCCCCCTGGACGGGCACGCCTTCCCCGCGGTGGAATGGAGGACGAAGACCTCCCGGTCGGGCATCGACTCGGGGATCGGCGAGAGCGTGCTGGGGCCCAGCCTGACCCGCGCGCCCCTCGGCCAGCGGCCGCCGCCGACCCCCAGGACCTTCTCCCCGGCCTTTCACAGCCTGGTGGACCTCTGCTTGCAGCGGGACCCCGAGAAAAGGTCGTCGGCCACTCCGACCCCGAAGACGGGAGGGCGGGAGAAAAGctcagtaataatcataacagctgcgttatttattaagcgcttcctatcagcgcttagaacggtgctttgcacatagtaagcgcttaacaaataccattattattattattatgaggtgggcgctgcactaagcacgaggtggccattattattattattattattattatgagatgggcgctgtactaagcacgaggcagccattattattattattattattattatgagacgggcgctgtagtaagcacgaggcggccattattattattattattatgagatgggcgctgtactaagcacgaggcggccattattattattatt
The sequence above is a segment of the Tachyglossus aculeatus isolate mTacAcu1 chromosome 7, mTacAcu1.pri, whole genome shotgun sequence genome. Coding sequences within it:
- the STRADB gene encoding STE20-related kinase adapter protein beta isoform X1, with product MSFLDCFCTPRTQVESIGAEKEPEPSGIHQYWVDEPILSWVPSSLGGNEMPSHSSNASHYELQAEIGRGFDNLTSVYLARHTPTGTPVAVRITDLESCSEEHLEALQKEVVFSHCFRHPNILTLWTVFTAGTWLWVISPFMAYGSASRLLRTHFPEGMSEALIGNILLGAVRGLNYLHQNGCIHRSLKASHILISGDGLVTLSGFSRLYSLVEHGQKSEVVYDFPHFSSAVQPWLSPELLRQKSFARTQRRGTPLTKTDAKWTRRFGQQDLYGYNVKSDIYSVGITACELANGQVPFQDMHRTQMLLQKLKGPSYCPLDGHAFPAVEWRTKTSRSGIDSGIGESVLGPSLTRAPLGQRPPPTPRTFSPAFHSLVDLCLQRDPEKRPSASSLLSHVFFKQIKERPRDSLVSLLPQALRPSKSPGAMPPAKSPPGLTPEHAAGGDPAWEF
- the STRADB gene encoding STE20-related kinase adapter protein beta isoform X2, yielding MSFLDCFCTPRTQVESIGAEKEPEPSGIHQYWVDEPILSWVPSSLGGNEMPSHSSNASHYELQAEIGRGFDNLTSVYLARHTPTGTPVAVRITDLESCSEEHLEALQKEVVFSHCFRHPNILTLWTVFTAGTWLWVISPFMAYGSASRLLRTHFPEGMSEALIGNILLGAVRGLNYLHQNGCIHRSLKASHILISGDGLVTLSGFSRLYSLVEHGQKSEVVYDFPHFSSAVQPWLSPELLRQDLYGYNVKSDIYSVGITACELANGQVPFQDMHRTQMLLQKLKGPSYCPLDGHAFPAVEWRTKTSRSGIDSGIGESVLGPSLTRAPLGQRPPPTPRTFSPAFHSLVDLCLQRDPEKRPSASSLLSHVFFKQIKERPRDSLVSLLPQALRPSKSPGAMPPAKSPPGLTPEHAAGGDPAWEF